In Rissa tridactyla isolate bRisTri1 chromosome 8, bRisTri1.patW.cur.20221130, whole genome shotgun sequence, one genomic interval encodes:
- the NTN3 gene encoding netrin-3: MEVLQLLRLLLTAAMLGLSQTVNPFVAQQNPPDPCYDESGAPRRCIPEFVNAAFGKEVQASSTCGKPPTRHCNASDPRRAHPPAYLTDLNTASNMTCWRSETFHHSPQNVTLTLSLGKKFEVVYVSLQFCSPRPESTAILKSMDYGKTWVPYQYYSSQCRKIYGKPSKATVTKQNEQEALCTDGLTDLYPLTGGLIAFSTLDGRPSAQDFDSSPVLQDWVTATDIRVVFSRPHLFRDLGSRDAGEEEGGTSSTPYYYAVGELQVGGRCKCNGHAARCVKDKEQKLVCDCKHNTEGPECDRCKPFHYDRPWQRASAREANECLACNCNLHARRCRFNMELYKLSGRKSGGVCLNCRHNTAGRHCHYCKEGFYRDLSKSITDRKACKACDCHPVGAAGKTCNQTTGQCPCKDGVTGLTCNRCAKGYQQSRSPVAPCIKIPAINPTSLVTSTEAPADCDSYCKPAKGNYKINMKKYCKKDYVVQVNILEMETVANWAKFTINILSVYKCRDERVKRGDNFLWIHLKDLSCKCPKIQISKKYLVMGISENSTDRPGLMADKNSLVIQWRDAWTRRLRKLQRREKKGKCVKP; this comes from the exons ATGGAGGTCCTGCAGCTCCTGCGCCTGCTCCTCACTGCCGCCATGCTGGGCCTCTCCCAGACAGTGAACCCCTTCGTAGCCCAGCAGAACCCCCCAGACCCTTGCTACGACGAGAGCGGCGCTCCTCGCCGCTGCATCCCTGAATTCGTCAATGCTGCTTTCGGGAAGGAGGTTCAAGCCTCCAGCACGTGCGGGAAGCCCCCCACGCGGCACTGCAATGCCTCGGACCCCCGCCGAGCCCACCCGCCCGCCTACCTGACCGACCTCAACACCGCCTCCAACATGACGTGTTGGCGGTCAGAGACCTTCCACCACTCGCCCCAGAACGTCACCCTCACCCTCTCCCTCGGCAAGAAGTTTGAGGTGGTCTACGTCAGCCTCCAGTTCTGCTCGCCCCGGCCCGAGTCCACCGCCATCCTCAAGTCCATGGACTACGGCAAGACCTGGGTGCCCTACCAGTACTACTCCTCCCAGTGCCGTAAGATCTACGGCAAGCCCAGCAAAGCCACCGTCACCAAGCAGAATGAGCAGGAGGCCCTTTGCACTGATGGCCTCACTGACCTCTACCCCCTCACCGGTGGGCTCATCGCCTTCAGCACCCTCGATGGGCGACCCTCCGCCCAGGACTTCGACAGCAGCCCCGTGCTCCAGGACTGGGTGACGGCCACCGACATCCGCGTGGTCTTCAGCCGCCCGCATCTCTTCCGTGACCTGGGCAGCCGGGATGCCGGCGAGGAGGAGGGGGGCACCAGCTCGACCCCCTATTACTACGCAGTGGGGGAGTTGCAGGTGGGCGGGCGCTGCAAATGCAACGGGCACGCAGCGCGCTGCGTGAAGGACAAGGAGCAGAAGCTGGTGTGCGACTGCAAGCACAACACAGAGGGTCCCGAGTGCGACCGCTGCAAGCCTTTCCACTATGATCGCCCCTGGCAGCGGGCCAGCGCTCGCGAGGCCAATGAGTGTCTGg CCTGCAACTGCAACCTGCACGCCCGGCGCTGCCGCTTCAACATGGAGCTCTACAAGCTCTCGGGCAGGAAGAGCGGCGGCGTCTGCCTCAACTGCCGGCACAACACCGCGGGGCGGCATTGCCACTACTGCAAGGAGGGCTTCTACCGGGACCTCAGCAAGTCCATCACAGACCGCAAGGCCTGCAAAG CCTGCGACTGCCACCCCGTCGGCGCGGCCGGCAAGACCTGCAACCAGACAACGGGGCAGTGCCCGTGCAAGGATGGCGTGACCGGCCTCACCTGCAACCGCTGTGCCAAGGGTTACCAGCAGAGCCGCTCGCCAGTGGCCCCCTGCATCA agatcCCTGCCATCAACCCCACCTCCCTGGTCACCAGCACGGAGGCACCTGCAG ACTGTGACTCTTACTGCAAGCCAGCCAAGGGCAACTACAAGATCAACATGAAAAAGTACTGCAAGAAGGACTATG TGGTCCAGGTGAACATCCTGGAAATGGAAACAGTGGCCAATTGGGCCAAGTTCACCATCAACATCCTCTCTGTCTACAAGTGCCGCGATGAGCGGGTCAAGCGCGGCGACAACTTCTTGTGGATCCACCTGAAAGACCTGTCCTGCAAGTGCCCCAAGATCCAGATCAGCAAGAAGTACTTAGTCATGGGGATCAGCGAAAACTCCACGGACCGGCCGGGACTGATGGCCGACAAGAACAGCCTGGTCATCCAGTGGCGGGACGCCTGGACACGCCGCCTTCGGAAACTGCAGCGgcgggagaagaaggggaagtgCGTGAAGCCCTGA